Genomic DNA from Theobroma cacao cultivar B97-61/B2 chromosome 3, Criollo_cocoa_genome_V2, whole genome shotgun sequence:
aaatattaataattaatNNNNNNNNNNNNNNNNNNNNNNNNNNNNNNNNNNNNNNNNNNNNNNNNNNNNNNNNNNNNNNNNNNNNNNNNNNNNNNNNNNNNNNNNNNNNNNNNNNNNNNNNNNNNNNNNNNNNNNNNNNNNNNNNNNNNNNNNNNNNNNNNNNNNNNNNNNNNNNNNNNNNNNNNNNNNNNNNNNNNNNNNNNNNNNNNNNNNNNNNNNNNNNNNNNNNNNNNNNNNNNNNNNNNNNNNNNNNNNNNNNNNNNNNNNNNNNNNNNNNNNNNNNNNNNNNNAATaatagataaattaaatattaatatttttatttaatttaaatattattatgattaattttatttatttattttatttttaaatattaataattggtaattatttaaaatattaataattgatgatttaattattaatattgtttatataattcaaatgatattatgtttatttatttttaatttattttgttttaaataggaataatttataatttattttattaataatttataatttaaatattaatattttattataatttaaatattaatattttattaaaagttggaatcaagtgagagaaagaggagagagaaaaaataatatttttataaatgaagttgtgattttcaaacttgtaaaggatatttttatctttattaatttttgaatttatttatcaaTCATAGAATAGTTAATACCATGGGAGAGAGTggtattagttattatttgattttaaaagtATTTAGATAATAGCCATTTCTATGAAATGGCTATTCCttatatcatttttcaaccaaaccaaagaatcaaaatttcttgaaaataagCCATTCTCCCAACCAAACATGCTATAAGTTCTGGGGTGCGATTCTGTTGCTCTGTTTGTACATAGGGGTTTTGCACAGATGTGAACCTGAAGCTATGCTCAAGGCCCCATCTGCTCTGTTTCTGGCACCCCCCATGCCAGTTCACTTAATGAAATTtcatcttttcaaaaaaaaaaaaggatttgagattttttttcgTAGATTATTGCAATATTGCATtctctaattttattaaagataattatacattttttcaatataatatttaaagaaattctagaattatttaaaaaaataaacaaaaatttattgtttttattatgttaaattaaaattttttatttttattttaaattaaataaattttctaattaagaattgattaattatttttaatcaagatGACATTTATCATGTTGACATTAGATGTTGATTTGTTATGATAAATAGTAATGTTTTATTATGATAAGtcaataatttgatttaaaaaatttgattaatgataattaatttattgttaattataaaaatttatttgactaaATAAATGAGCTTAACTGAACatactaaaaaataataatttatttaaatttttgtagaTAATtcaataactttttaaattattaaacttttttttatatatgaatttataatGTACTTAATTACTTTTCTTATTTACATCATTATCAGTATCAACAACGAAACATGACCAGGAAAAATATACAACCCAACTGCCGTATTAGGTGACACGTGATTCAAATCATCCTTTGGAATTGAACTCAATTTCGACTCAAGATGCACACaaataaaaccaaaattaaTCCTGTTTTAATTAGATCCTGGAGCTTCCATCTATTTTCCAGTCATAGGAATGAAGATTATTACTAGAAATTTAGTAGAAAAGAGCCATAGCAATAGTACCAACAGCAAATCCCAAATTAACAAAAGGAAAGTAAAGCTTTTTTAACATAGCTTTTACTTTACCAGTGATGAAATTTAAATCCCATCTCATAAAACTGAAACATAGATTTCCAGTTTTCATGTATAAGGAATGGTTTCCAATCTGAGATCATCATGCTTATTTCCTTATTCTTTCCATAAAGGGGGATCACTGGTAAGATCTAGTGTTCTTCGACCATCTTAAGTTTTTCGAGAATAAACTTCCCTTCCTTGAACCTGTTTTTCAAGTCATAGGCTTGCACATATTTCCAGCCCAGTTCTTCACCACACTTGCTGCAATAGATATCAGCAGTGGTATAAAGACCAGTTATCAATTGCCTGTCCTGCTTTGGCCCCAGAACAATGTTCATTGCATGCAGAAACATATAAGCCTTCCCTGATTTTGCCTATCACAACCAAGTCAACGaaggtgaaagaaaaaatgataaaaattagGCACTAATTCagaccaaaaaaagaaaaaagaactcAGGGCTATTAGTTCTAACTATATAATTTTTAGAAACAAGATCATCGCCGAGGGCAAGGGGATTTCGGCAGTTTCTGCAGCTGTAGAATGCTAGACCACCGGATTCCATTTCGTCCACTGAAGACCCTCGTAAAGCTAGCTAAGAACCAAGGGACAGATACAAGGCAACAATCCTGAAAGTTAACTTGCAAAGAATATAAAGTATGGTGCCAgaagaaaattaagtaaattaaTCAACATACATACAAAGATGATCCTAGTTCTGCTTCTGAGGATAAGAGATAACAATCATGCTGGGTCTGGGGTTCTTAAATACAAGAAGGTTTGGCTaaatttcaagttttcaacGTTTGACTAGATGATATGTTATTGGAAAGGTAGAGATGAGTGGTTAGCTAGTCATCATCAACCTTCGATGCTAAGTTATTACCAGGGAAAATACTAAAGGATAAGGATAAAGAAAGATTCTTTTTTGATGACATTTAGGCCAATACGGTCCCGTTTGGCTCTAAGTCTATTGCAAAAGGCTTCCAAAAGGAGTAAGTAGCCCATGACAATGGAGCAAGTAGTCATTGGCCAAAGAGCAAAGAGCAGGTAGCTTGTTGCACTGTAAGACAATAAAACATTTCCTACCAATATTCCTTATTCGGAAAACCTCTGTCGGtaacattatatttttacctacAGGTTTTTTACTAtaacaatttcttttaattttgcaGATGTGaacaaattcaacaaaaattttgaataataaaaaattcctGAAAATCTATTAACGACGAcgtgaaataaaattaaataattggacaatgaaagaaaatttattagtTCTTATGTCATTggtaaaattttctttctcatttgaTTGTTTGGTCTATCAATATTAATTTAACGCTCTCTCTGATTATTTCACCTACTTCTTTTACATAAGAAGATtggcatttatttttaaattgaaatttagacATGATTATTCTATAATCAATTTAactattaatatatttttgttgcaTGTGAGCTAGTGAGGGGATGTGAAGATAATCGTGTTAATGATTCAGATGTTCTCCTTTGTTACTAAGAGAAAGGCTAATttagaaattgaaggaagtAGTAGGAATATTATTTTGgtgtaatatttatttaaataattatttattattttattatatttaatcaaatttttatattttttattttagattaaatagattatcataattaattattattaatcaaaatataatttattatttatattatatggtGTTAACGTgatatattaacatattataGTGGATAATAATGTGGTATGATGACACAATTACTTggtatttttactttttatgtCAAAACCGCATTAAAATCATGTGGTATAAAACCATgagtgatattttaattaataacaattaatcaactgctacttttatttttaaagatttacttgataaaaaaataaaaatataacaatttgattgaatataataaaaaaaaatttattaattttttaaaatagtttaagaatttttaaagCATTATGTATGGAGAAATTGACATGTTGTGTCCATAGTTTCTTttgttgttaaaaattttatttttgctttaatattgaaatttgagtttatattttctcttcttaaATCACCAGAATCAAGATTTAATTCAAAGCAGtcacaaaattttataaaattctgatataatatttaaataagttctgaaactattcaaaaaaatgaaaataaatttttatttttttattatgttcaatcaagtttttgtatatttattttaaatcaaataaacttttatgattaataattgattaaaattacttgttattttatatttatatagtaCTAACATGATATTGatataaatattgaaaaatatccTAAGGTCTTGTCATATCAAATTAGCATAATATATTATCATCATTAACCTACCACATAAGTGTTGcgtaatatataataataaataatattttaattaaattaattattaattaattaaaaacaaaatttttaattttattaaaagtaaatttttttaaataatttaaaaattttttaaacgtTTTgcctaaaattttaattgaactAACCTTTAACTCCAATTTTGAACGCATTTGGAGTGATAAATAGTATACTTGTAGATcatttaaaagattaaataaaagaagGATTTGTGTTTGGGCGTTTTGGGGATTAAAAGACAGAGACAAGAAAAAGAGTGGAGGAATAGAGAGGGAAATGTACGAGCAGAAAACGAAACACAAGAAAGAGCAGACAAAAGAGGAGAGCGTTACTTCGCCGATTCGACACAGTTCCCCCTTTCTTCCCTAGAATCCTCTATTCCATCTCTATCTTCaaatttccttctttcttttcacctTCTTAATATTATCGAATTATCATTCCAtccctttctttttatcttaGCTAAAAAATAAGAGACATGGCCGATTCTTATTGGAGGTATAGCGACTCACGGCAGCCTCCGCCCTCCTCGATTCCTTCACTTGTTGGGAAACGCCCTCGTTCCGATTACGGTAaatttatgcttttttttttttcaaattcactttctcattttttaagCTATATATTTCTGTTAATATCTGCTCAATTTAGGGTTTCATATTTTTCTCCATATCACAATTGTAGCCTCTGTTTGGTGAAAGAGAAATCCTTTGgtaaaggaaaggaaaatcaTTTGGTGCTGACATGTGCTTGTTTTCTTCTAAGCtaaaaattccttttttttttgttctttcatcCTAGTTagattttcaacttttaatgCATATCTGACTTTAAATTTCCTTAATTGAAGCTTGATTCGGAGTGTTAGTGTCAATGGTTCTTGTTTAGTTGATGTTTTTCAGGATGTTTGATTGCTTgcttaaaatatctaaaattaGCTTAATTGGCTTGCTGTTTCATGATTGCATTTCCATTAAGTTCATTTTTGACTGGGAAGATTATGTTATGGGTTTAGAAGCTGGAGAGTCTTTTGGTTCTTAGTTAATTAAGCAGTGAGCAGAAAAGCTTAATTATTTGTATCTATTACGAGAACTGAGGAATTCCGGAATCTTTGGAAACGCACTAGCTGGTCAAAATGACTTTGATCGTGTATTGTGTTTCACTGGCTCATGTTTTGGCCAGTCTTGATTGCTTTTGGTCATTTCATTGTCAGTATTGTAGTAAAAGAACAAGCTTTGGAATTCATTAATTGTCTGGCTATCCGACTGTCTGATTGTCTGCATTGTCGTTTGTGATATTGAACGACAAACATGTGGTTTGGTTTAGTTAGGGATTTAAATGATATGCATATATAACCAGTTTCCTGTCTGAACTTAttaatcaatttcttttatcCATTATGGGCCAAGGATCAGTATTTTCAATTGATcatgaaagaagaaagatatttgG
This window encodes:
- the LOC18605816 gene encoding protein yippee-like At4g27740, producing the protein MESGGLAFYSCRNCRNPLALGDDLVSKNYIAKSGKAYMFLHAMNIVLGPKQDRQLITGLYTTADIYCSKCGEELGWKYVQAYDLKNRFKEGKFILEKLKMVEEH